The Burkholderia ubonensis genome has a window encoding:
- a CDS encoding GNVR domain-containing protein translates to MTLDRAASNEYRDGAGSISRDAPRFALTELLENVLDYRYAFISVFLGCFLLALIYAVSAAPVYSVDTLIQVQENKHSALGALSEISNALDIQNSAVIGEIDVARSRTVVTQAIEETVAQAEATVGNRIPLVGGFVESVLPKDADGLVIAPFSTPFFAWGGERIEFHRFDVPESQIDKKLELDYLAGNRFSLKDSDGQEVLKGVIGKPSEANGYRVDIARIVARAGTEFRVRRVTTAERLDSVLTKLAGAETKRQSGVMQLSLESRDPVSAARLLNAIAAAYLDVNARRRSEDAEHSLAFLETQLPVVKARLEQAEQALNSFRNAQGSIDSQGDVRLLIDQLALVDKARLEAKLEYQDLSSKYVAGQPQLTAVVNKLKTLDQQSAELKDKVAHLPSQQQTYLRLARDVEVNNQLYVGLLNNTQQLQIAKAGTVGNASIVDKAVPTDKPIRPKRMLVLALGAAVGLILGAAAAQGYAWFFRRVRDPKHLEAAVGVPMLGILPSLPQPVDGDALGRPASVAVRDDPDTPLAEALANLALLLRCKTGVEHGRSKTVLITSPEPGQGKSMIAANLACLFAEDGLKTLLLRADARQSGIEHALRVKADRGLSDVLKQSLDPERAIRRVDENLDVLPAGTHAQPARNLYGADKLDALLARLRSQYDMIVVDAPLTRPAANVAMLARFADITLMVARQGSIGSADVAEAVENLQRIGAKVDGLVFNGFDPSPLRYGYYANAYRDAKGPRAQPDRRDVAAETFLFRAWTRVRKELLGKAA, encoded by the coding sequence ATGACATTGGATAGAGCCGCATCTAATGAATACCGGGACGGAGCGGGCAGTATTTCCCGCGACGCGCCGCGGTTTGCGCTGACCGAATTGCTGGAGAACGTGCTCGATTATCGTTATGCATTTATTTCGGTCTTTCTGGGCTGTTTTTTATTGGCATTGATTTATGCCGTTTCGGCTGCGCCGGTTTACTCCGTCGATACGCTGATTCAGGTTCAGGAAAACAAACATAGCGCGTTGGGCGCGCTTTCCGAAATATCGAACGCACTCGACATTCAGAACTCTGCGGTAATCGGCGAAATCGACGTCGCGCGTTCGCGCACGGTCGTCACGCAAGCCATCGAAGAAACTGTCGCGCAGGCCGAGGCGACCGTCGGCAACCGGATTCCGCTCGTCGGCGGGTTCGTCGAATCGGTGTTGCCGAAGGACGCGGACGGGCTCGTCATCGCGCCGTTCAGTACGCCGTTCTTCGCCTGGGGCGGTGAGCGCATCGAATTCCACAGGTTCGACGTACCGGAATCGCAGATCGACAAGAAGCTGGAGCTCGATTATCTGGCCGGCAACCGGTTCTCGCTGAAGGACAGCGACGGACAGGAAGTGCTGAAGGGCGTAATCGGCAAGCCGAGCGAAGCGAACGGCTATCGCGTCGACATCGCGCGCATCGTCGCGCGCGCCGGTACGGAATTCCGCGTACGGCGGGTGACGACAGCCGAGCGCCTCGATTCGGTCCTGACGAAGCTGGCGGGCGCGGAAACGAAGCGGCAGTCGGGGGTCATGCAGCTCAGCCTCGAAAGCCGTGACCCGGTGTCCGCCGCGCGGCTGCTCAATGCGATCGCCGCCGCTTATCTCGACGTGAACGCAAGGCGGCGTTCCGAGGACGCCGAGCACAGCCTCGCGTTCCTCGAGACGCAACTGCCGGTGGTGAAGGCCCGCCTGGAGCAGGCGGAGCAGGCGCTGAATTCGTTTCGCAACGCGCAGGGCTCGATCGATTCGCAGGGCGACGTGAGGTTGCTGATCGATCAACTGGCGCTCGTCGACAAGGCGCGGCTCGAGGCCAAGCTCGAGTATCAGGACTTGTCGTCGAAGTACGTGGCCGGGCAGCCTCAGCTGACCGCCGTCGTCAACAAGCTGAAGACGCTCGATCAGCAGTCGGCCGAGTTGAAAGACAAGGTCGCGCATCTGCCTTCTCAGCAGCAGACCTATCTGCGGCTCGCCCGCGATGTCGAGGTCAACAACCAGCTGTACGTGGGCTTGCTGAACAACACCCAGCAGCTGCAGATCGCGAAAGCAGGCACGGTCGGCAATGCGTCGATCGTCGACAAGGCGGTTCCGACCGACAAGCCGATTCGCCCGAAGCGGATGCTCGTGCTCGCACTGGGCGCCGCGGTGGGCCTGATCCTGGGCGCCGCGGCCGCGCAAGGCTACGCGTGGTTCTTCCGGCGCGTGCGCGATCCGAAGCATCTCGAGGCGGCGGTCGGCGTCCCGATGCTCGGCATACTGCCGTCGTTGCCGCAGCCGGTCGATGGCGATGCACTCGGTCGCCCGGCGTCGGTCGCCGTCAGGGACGACCCCGACACGCCGCTCGCCGAAGCGCTCGCCAATCTCGCGTTGCTGCTGCGTTGCAAGACGGGCGTCGAGCACGGCCGCTCGAAGACGGTGCTGATCACGTCCCCGGAGCCGGGGCAGGGCAAGTCGATGATCGCCGCGAACCTGGCGTGCCTGTTCGCGGAAGACGGCCTCAAGACGTTGCTGCTGCGCGCCGACGCGCGGCAATCCGGCATCGAGCACGCGCTGCGGGTGAAGGCGGACCGAGGCTTGTCGGACGTACTGAAGCAATCGCTGGATCCCGAGCGGGCGATTCGCCGCGTCGACGAGAACCTCGACGTGCTGCCGGCCGGAACCCACGCGCAGCCCGCGCGCAATTTGTACGGCGCCGACAAGCTCGACGCGCTGCTCGCACGACTGCGCAGTCAATACGACATGATCGTCGTCGACGCGCCGCTGACCCGTCCGGCCGCCAACGTCGCCATGTTGGCGCGGTTCGCCGACATCACGCTGATGGTCGCGCGGCAGGGCTCGATCGGCAGCGCCGACGTTGCGGAAGCGGTCGAGAACCTGCAACGGATCGGCGCGAAGGTCGACGGCCTCGTATTCAACGGTTTCGATCCTTCGCCGCTTCGCTACGGTTATTACGCGAACGCGTATCGCGATGCGAAGGGGCCGCGCGCGCAGCCGGACCGTCGCGACGTTGCGGCCGAGACGTTCCTGTTCAGGGCATGGACGCGCGTAAGAAAGGAACTGCTCGGCAAGGCTGCGTGA
- a CDS encoding mannose-1-phosphate guanylyltransferase/mannose-6-phosphate isomerase — MIRTLRQVPDPALPRILPVILAGGSGTRLWPLSREQFPKQLIELTSNESPLSATARRLNGIANASLDDTLLLVCSEQHRTLSAAQVTDRAAPARILLEPAPRNTAPALTLAALDASAFADDPVLAVMPADHVIVDVGAFQDAIARAARYAEEGAIVTLGVLPRRAETGYGYIQVGAPRNGCHGSQGGYSIGRFVEKPDEALAERYLQSGDYWWNSGIFVLRASVWLKAIRALAPAIHASCEAAWRAGIAEDPFFRIDAAAFDACPSDSIDYAVMERLPEHGELGIEGIVVPLAAGWSDVGTWDAIWEIMPKDDHGNVARGPIVFEDTQDSFVRSEGRLVACVGMRDVVVIETPDAVLVANKHDVQRVKNIVARLKNDRRPQAIEHRKVQRPWGHYDSIDLGERFQVKRIVVEPGKRLSLQMHYHRAEHWIVVRGTARVTRGSETFLLSENESTYIAVGEVHRLENPGRIPLEIIEVQSGDYLGEDDIVRFDDQYGRPVDALPAEQA, encoded by the coding sequence ATGATCCGCACCCTTCGCCAAGTCCCCGATCCCGCGCTGCCGCGCATCCTTCCCGTGATCCTCGCCGGCGGCTCCGGCACGCGCCTCTGGCCGCTGTCGCGCGAGCAGTTTCCGAAGCAGCTGATCGAGCTGACGTCGAACGAATCGCCGCTGTCGGCGACCGCGCGTCGCCTGAACGGCATCGCGAACGCGTCGCTCGACGACACGCTGCTGCTCGTCTGTAGCGAACAGCATCGGACGCTCAGCGCTGCGCAGGTGACCGACCGTGCCGCGCCGGCGCGCATCCTGCTCGAGCCGGCGCCGCGCAACACGGCGCCCGCGCTCACGCTCGCCGCGCTCGACGCGAGCGCGTTCGCGGACGATCCGGTGCTCGCGGTGATGCCGGCCGATCACGTGATCGTCGACGTCGGCGCGTTCCAGGACGCGATCGCACGCGCGGCGCGTTACGCAGAGGAAGGCGCGATCGTCACGCTCGGCGTGTTGCCGCGCCGCGCGGAAACGGGCTACGGCTACATCCAGGTCGGCGCGCCGCGCAACGGCTGCCACGGTAGCCAGGGCGGCTATTCGATCGGGCGTTTCGTCGAGAAGCCCGACGAGGCGCTCGCCGAGCGCTATCTGCAATCGGGCGATTACTGGTGGAACAGCGGCATCTTCGTGTTGCGCGCGTCGGTCTGGTTGAAGGCGATCCGCGCGCTCGCGCCCGCGATTCATGCGTCTTGCGAGGCGGCATGGCGCGCGGGTATCGCCGAAGATCCGTTCTTCCGGATCGATGCGGCCGCGTTCGACGCATGCCCGTCCGATTCGATCGACTATGCGGTCATGGAGCGCTTGCCCGAACACGGCGAGCTCGGCATCGAAGGGATCGTCGTGCCGCTCGCGGCCGGCTGGTCGGACGTCGGCACCTGGGACGCGATCTGGGAAATCATGCCGAAGGACGATCACGGCAACGTCGCGCGCGGCCCGATCGTGTTCGAGGACACGCAGGACAGTTTCGTGCGCTCCGAAGGGCGGCTCGTCGCGTGCGTCGGCATGAGGGACGTGGTCGTGATCGAAACGCCCGACGCCGTGCTGGTCGCGAACAAGCACGACGTGCAGCGCGTGAAGAACATCGTCGCGCGGCTGAAGAACGACCGGCGGCCGCAGGCGATCGAGCACCGCAAGGTGCAGCGGCCGTGGGGACACTACGATTCGATCGACCTCGGCGAACGGTTCCAGGTGAAGCGGATCGTCGTCGAGCCGGGCAAGCGCCTGTCGCTGCAGATGCACTATCACCGCGCCGAACACTGGATCGTCGTGCGCGGCACCGCACGCGTCACGCGCGGCAGCGAGACGTTTCTGCTCAGCGAGAACGAATCGACGTACATCGCAGTCGGCGAAGTGCATCGCCTGGAGAATCCCGGCAGGATTCCGCTCGAGATCATCGAGGTGCAATCGGGCGACTATCTCGGCGAGGACGATATCGTGCGGTTCGACGATCAGTACGGCCGGCCGGTCGACGCGCTGCCTGCGGAGCAGGCATAG
- a CDS encoding glycosyltransferase family 4 protein, translating into MKIAIVHDWLVSPGGAERVLAHMIDCFPQADLYSLVDFLDDRECLRGRAVRTSFIQKLPFARTRYRSYLPLFPLAIEQFDLSDYDVVLSSSYAVAKGVLSGPDQFHASYVHSPVRYAWDLQHQYLNEAGLAHGAKSALARALLHYIRNWDARSANGVDRVAANSRFIARRIRKTYRRDATVIYPPVDVEHLALRTDKEAFYLTASRLVPYKRIDLIVEAFSRTPERRLVVIGDGPEMAKIRALAGPNVTLLGYQPFDVLHDHLQRARAFVFAAEEDFGISPVEAQACGTPVIAYGKGGVRESVRAWPGAGATGLFFRTQSVDALLDALARFEALPRGSISPHACRANAELFGAARFRRELTRFVLDGHAALLDEMAGAPGLADLAQHDDVAVDGLARDGQAGRPAALGRV; encoded by the coding sequence TTGAAGATAGCGATCGTTCACGACTGGCTGGTGTCGCCCGGCGGCGCCGAGCGCGTGCTGGCACATATGATCGACTGCTTTCCGCAGGCCGACCTCTATAGCCTCGTCGACTTCCTCGACGATCGCGAGTGCCTGCGCGGCCGCGCGGTACGCACGTCGTTCATCCAGAAGCTGCCGTTCGCGCGCACGCGCTATCGCAGCTATCTGCCGTTGTTTCCGCTGGCGATCGAACAGTTCGACCTGTCTGACTACGACGTCGTGCTGTCGAGCTCGTATGCGGTCGCGAAGGGCGTGCTGAGCGGCCCCGACCAGTTCCATGCGAGCTACGTGCATTCGCCGGTGCGCTACGCGTGGGATCTGCAGCATCAGTATCTGAACGAAGCCGGCCTCGCGCACGGCGCGAAGTCGGCGCTCGCGCGCGCGTTGCTGCACTACATCCGCAACTGGGATGCGCGCTCGGCGAACGGCGTCGATCGCGTGGCCGCGAATTCGCGCTTCATCGCGCGGCGCATCCGCAAGACCTATCGGCGTGACGCGACGGTGATCTATCCACCGGTCGACGTCGAGCATCTCGCGTTGCGCACCGACAAGGAGGCGTTCTACCTGACCGCGTCGCGGCTGGTGCCGTACAAGCGGATCGACCTGATCGTCGAGGCGTTTTCGCGGACGCCGGAGCGGCGTCTCGTGGTGATCGGCGACGGGCCGGAGATGGCGAAGATCCGCGCACTGGCCGGCCCGAACGTCACGCTGCTCGGCTATCAGCCGTTCGACGTGCTGCACGACCACCTGCAGCGCGCGCGCGCCTTCGTGTTCGCGGCCGAAGAGGATTTCGGCATCTCGCCGGTCGAGGCGCAGGCCTGCGGCACGCCCGTGATCGCATACGGCAAGGGCGGCGTGCGCGAGTCGGTGCGCGCGTGGCCGGGCGCGGGCGCTACCGGCCTGTTCTTTCGCACGCAGTCGGTCGACGCGCTGCTCGACGCGCTCGCGCGCTTCGAGGCGCTGCCGCGCGGCTCGATCAGCCCGCACGCATGTCGCGCGAATGCGGAGCTGTTCGGCGCGGCGCGCTTCCGGCGCGAGCTGACGCGCTTCGTGCTGGACGGCCATGCCGCGTTGCTGGACGAGATGGCCGGCGCTCCCGGCCTTGCCGATCTGGCCCAGCACGACGACGTGGCGGTCGACGGCCTCGCGCGCGACGGGCAGGCTGGGCGGCCCGCGGCGCTGGGGAGGGTCTGA
- a CDS encoding DUF6418 domain-containing protein codes for MNRTTGTMGGGRGVASASGVMLLTLFALALLFNAAMPALGLKESSALCTLLLATAALVGLVRSRPVFAVSMLYVLAIGMTAFLAGVGLENGGYLTETDVIGDTTGAFSRLLSFYVIFVVCALVAFDRFLDERPVRVPIKARITLQPHSIAIGFVLASTIIAIGVLAGLTSGFSLFSGINRYALRNDSSNGTMFNLFLNNQSFMGFLLGTIATSPDKRIRAAAILTMAVDLALNVMHGEQFMAVLHIGLCSLAPFIAIHAMNGKPVVRYLGIGAGLALLLGAVSIIYSYRGQGLEVADMLSSRFLLQGQPWYVVDNDAHMFTAPRLGGTDAFWRFVSSLRSWTMPTFFDESEPSGLRDLMMSYTEPSVLRAYMFDDVTFTMGNMAVPVYWFGYAGGALFVAMTGLVYGALGALQILVAMRGGVVMLWLIAKVFSYATFAVQQGEYWMMFGSRTAFYALLALIWWYCVDARHAHAR; via the coding sequence ATGAATAGAACCACGGGAACGATGGGCGGCGGCCGCGGCGTCGCTTCTGCGAGCGGCGTGATGTTGCTGACGCTGTTCGCGCTCGCGCTGCTGTTCAATGCGGCGATGCCGGCGCTCGGCCTGAAAGAATCGAGCGCGCTGTGCACGCTGCTGTTGGCGACGGCGGCGCTGGTCGGCCTGGTCAGGTCGCGGCCGGTGTTCGCGGTGTCGATGCTGTACGTGCTCGCGATCGGCATGACCGCGTTCCTCGCCGGCGTGGGGCTCGAGAACGGCGGCTATCTGACGGAAACGGACGTGATCGGCGACACGACCGGCGCGTTCAGCCGGCTGCTGTCGTTCTATGTGATTTTCGTGGTCTGTGCGCTCGTTGCGTTCGACCGGTTCCTGGACGAGCGTCCGGTGCGCGTACCGATCAAGGCGCGGATCACGTTGCAGCCGCACAGCATCGCGATCGGATTCGTGCTCGCGTCGACGATCATCGCGATCGGCGTGCTCGCCGGGCTGACGTCCGGGTTCTCGCTGTTTTCCGGCATCAACCGCTATGCGCTGCGCAACGACTCGTCGAACGGGACGATGTTCAACCTGTTCCTGAACAACCAGTCGTTCATGGGCTTCCTGCTGGGCACGATCGCGACTAGCCCCGACAAGCGCATCCGGGCGGCCGCGATCCTGACGATGGCGGTCGATCTCGCGCTCAACGTGATGCACGGCGAGCAGTTCATGGCCGTGCTGCACATCGGGCTGTGCTCGCTCGCGCCGTTCATCGCGATCCATGCGATGAACGGCAAGCCGGTCGTGCGTTATCTGGGCATCGGCGCGGGCCTCGCGCTGTTGCTCGGCGCCGTGTCGATCATCTACTCGTATCGCGGTCAAGGGCTGGAAGTGGCTGACATGCTGTCGTCGCGCTTCCTGCTGCAAGGGCAGCCGTGGTACGTGGTCGACAACGACGCCCATATGTTCACCGCGCCACGGCTCGGCGGCACCGATGCGTTCTGGCGTTTCGTGAGTTCGCTGCGCTCGTGGACCATGCCGACCTTCTTCGACGAATCCGAGCCGAGCGGCTTGCGCGATCTGATGATGTCGTACACCGAGCCGAGCGTGCTGCGCGCGTACATGTTCGACGACGTCACGTTCACGATGGGGAACATGGCCGTGCCCGTGTACTGGTTCGGCTATGCGGGCGGCGCGCTGTTCGTCGCGATGACGGGGCTGGTGTATGGCGCGCTCGGCGCGCTGCAGATCCTCGTCGCGATGCGCGGCGGCGTCGTGATGCTGTGGCTCATCGCCAAGGTGTTCTCCTATGCGACGTTCGCGGTTCAGCAGGGCGAGTACTGGATGATGTTCGGCTCGCGCACGGCGTTTTACGCGTTGCTCGCGCTGATCTGGTGGTATTGCGTCGACGCGAGACATGCGCACGCCAGGTGA
- a CDS encoding acyltransferase family protein, translating to MSTAKDPERFQHIDAMRAIAVILVIWTHYAERFVELAGSQRALDALQRSVNFGRIGVVIFFAISGMLIPTSLHGDLGPGTKRFVIRRFFRLYPAYWLALPAGYFVHWVLFDKTMDAHGMLANVTMIPAAFGASLILPHGWTLETELYFYVVCLLLFWCGWLHRMLHLCVVTVALCALFASTVALHVFPAEMLSQYKTMPYHLGIMFWGACFRQAYDAPSKLLRLRLAASGPLSRLSMTYRAALAYVTIAVVGVALAGAIDDWRHHNAFHLPISLAYMIGIAAFAMLATVLKLRNRPLAWIGKISYSVYLLHSLPLFAAFWLCQRFHLVGWPLGVYMIVPLLPLIPLSWAGYLLCEAPFVKLAHALTSRRASGVLATGEANG from the coding sequence ATGTCAACAGCGAAAGATCCGGAGCGATTTCAGCATATCGACGCGATGCGCGCGATTGCGGTGATCCTCGTCATATGGACGCATTACGCGGAGCGGTTCGTCGAGCTGGCCGGCTCGCAGCGGGCGCTCGACGCGCTGCAGCGGTCGGTGAACTTCGGCCGGATCGGCGTCGTGATCTTCTTCGCGATCAGCGGCATGCTGATTCCGACCAGCCTGCACGGCGACCTCGGCCCGGGCACGAAGCGGTTCGTCATTCGGCGCTTCTTCCGGCTGTATCCCGCGTATTGGCTCGCATTGCCGGCCGGCTACTTCGTTCACTGGGTACTGTTCGACAAGACCATGGACGCGCACGGGATGCTGGCGAACGTGACGATGATCCCGGCTGCGTTCGGCGCGAGCCTGATCCTGCCGCATGGCTGGACGCTCGAGACCGAGCTGTATTTCTATGTCGTGTGCCTGCTTCTGTTCTGGTGCGGCTGGCTGCATCGGATGCTGCATTTGTGTGTCGTCACGGTCGCGCTGTGTGCGCTGTTCGCGTCGACGGTCGCGCTGCACGTGTTCCCGGCGGAGATGCTCAGTCAGTACAAGACGATGCCGTATCACCTCGGCATCATGTTCTGGGGCGCCTGTTTCCGCCAGGCCTATGACGCTCCGTCGAAACTGCTGCGTCTGCGGCTGGCCGCAAGCGGGCCGTTGTCCCGGCTGTCGATGACGTACCGGGCGGCGCTCGCGTACGTGACGATAGCGGTGGTCGGCGTCGCGCTCGCGGGCGCGATCGACGACTGGCGGCATCACAACGCGTTTCATCTGCCGATCTCGCTCGCATACATGATCGGCATCGCGGCGTTCGCGATGCTGGCGACTGTGCTCAAACTGCGCAACCGTCCGCTCGCGTGGATCGGCAAGATCAGTTACTCGGTCTATCTGTTGCACAGCCTTCCGCTGTTTGCGGCGTTCTGGTTGTGCCAGCGCTTTCATCTGGTCGGATGGCCGCTCGGCGTTTACATGATCGTGCCGCTGCTGCCGTTGATTCCGTTGTCGTGGGCCGGTTACCTGCTGTGCGAAGCGCCGTTCGTGAAGCTCGCGCATGCACTCACGTCGCGGCGCGCGAGCGGTGTGCTCGCGACCGGCGAAGCGAATGGCTGA
- a CDS encoding sigma-54 dependent transcriptional regulator, whose protein sequence is MNIPITRDKSAGEGRANGQRPLIYWTQSPSVMLRKELTRRNWKVTVVANASQLRDTSGEITCGILDLSGGHADAIGSIASTCASMRGVVWVALVETGQTASANVRALLRDYCFDYITLPASHQRIADTVGHAYGMECLFARDRERLESQENGIVGTCSAMLRLFDTVRRFARTDAPVFVFGETGTGKELTAVAIHRHSERRNGPFVAVNCGAIPPHLLQSELFGYERGAFTGANARKVGYVEAANGGTLLLDEIGDLPHESQASLLRFLQERSIHRLGGSDPVPVDVRIVSATHVDLREAMEEGRFRADLFHRLCVMRIDQPPLRARGKDIELLAHHMLERFRSDARHRVRGFSSDAITALYKHDWPGNVRELINRVRRAVVMTEGRLITAHDLELEYCLDAASPSVADIRKSIEREAIETALLRTRGRVAASARELGVSRATLYRWMEAYGIERPRGTGSSD, encoded by the coding sequence ATGAATATCCCAATAACGCGCGATAAAAGTGCCGGCGAAGGGAGGGCCAACGGGCAGCGTCCGCTGATCTACTGGACCCAGTCGCCGTCCGTCATGCTTCGCAAGGAACTGACGCGGCGCAACTGGAAGGTCACGGTAGTCGCGAACGCGAGCCAGTTGCGCGACACCTCCGGCGAAATCACCTGCGGCATCCTCGACCTGAGCGGCGGCCATGCCGACGCGATCGGCAGCATCGCGTCCACCTGTGCGTCGATGCGCGGCGTCGTGTGGGTCGCGCTCGTCGAGACCGGCCAGACGGCGTCGGCGAACGTGCGCGCGCTGTTGCGCGACTATTGCTTCGACTACATCACGTTGCCCGCGTCGCACCAAAGGATCGCGGATACCGTCGGCCATGCGTACGGCATGGAATGTCTGTTCGCGCGCGATCGTGAGCGGCTCGAATCGCAGGAAAACGGGATCGTCGGCACCTGCAGCGCGATGCTGAGGCTGTTCGACACGGTGCGGCGTTTCGCGCGCACCGACGCACCGGTGTTCGTGTTCGGCGAGACCGGCACCGGCAAGGAGCTGACGGCGGTCGCGATCCATCGTCATTCGGAACGCCGCAACGGCCCGTTCGTCGCGGTCAATTGCGGCGCGATTCCGCCGCACCTGTTGCAGTCGGAGCTGTTCGGCTATGAGCGCGGCGCGTTTACCGGCGCGAACGCGCGCAAGGTCGGCTACGTCGAAGCTGCGAACGGCGGCACGCTACTGCTCGACGAAATCGGCGACCTGCCGCACGAGAGCCAGGCCAGCCTGCTGCGATTCCTGCAGGAGCGCTCGATTCATCGGCTCGGCGGCAGCGATCCGGTGCCGGTCGACGTCCGCATCGTGTCCGCGACGCACGTCGACCTGCGCGAAGCGATGGAGGAAGGGCGGTTCCGCGCGGATCTGTTTCATCGCCTCTGCGTGATGCGGATCGACCAGCCGCCGCTGCGCGCGCGCGGCAAGGACATCGAGCTGCTCGCGCATCACATGCTCGAGCGCTTTCGCAGCGACGCGCGCCATCGCGTGCGCGGCTTCTCGAGCGATGCGATCACCGCGCTCTACAAGCATGACTGGCCCGGCAACGTCCGCGAGCTGATCAACCGCGTGAGACGCGCGGTCGTGATGACGGAAGGCCGTTTGATCACCGCGCACGATCTCGAGCTCGAATATTGCCTCGATGCGGCGTCGCCGTCCGTGGCCGACATCCGCAAGTCGATCGAGCGCGAAGCGATCGAAACCGCGCTGCTGCGCACGCGGGGGCGCGTCGCCGCGTCCGCGCGGGAGCTCGGCGTGTCGCGCGCGACGCTGTATCGCTGGATGGAAGCGTACGGCATCGAGCGGCCGCGCGGCACGGGCTCGTCCGACTGA
- a CDS encoding drug:proton antiporter, with translation MEWHCCEFEHLSAVDLYAILRARNAVLVVEDAHTHLDIDGKDAGALHVYATQRHGDAAEVAAYARILPGDDIDPDVVIDKVLTSEACRDDDTLEHLLERALTAAHAAWPDAALRTHVPAARQAFYKQFGFRKAYGPFLHQGAPFVGMIRPAQRAAGALRQLLSRAVSVQRDRNEEARADGRAHGRLAADSGANR, from the coding sequence ATGGAATGGCATTGTTGTGAATTCGAACATCTGAGCGCCGTCGATCTCTACGCAATCCTGCGCGCGCGCAACGCCGTGCTGGTGGTCGAGGATGCGCATACGCATCTGGACATCGACGGCAAGGACGCCGGCGCACTGCACGTCTACGCGACGCAGCGCCACGGCGACGCGGCCGAAGTCGCGGCCTACGCGCGCATCCTGCCCGGCGACGACATCGATCCCGACGTCGTGATCGACAAGGTGCTGACGAGCGAGGCGTGTCGCGACGACGATACGCTCGAGCATCTGCTCGAACGCGCGCTGACCGCCGCGCACGCCGCGTGGCCCGATGCCGCGCTGCGCACGCACGTGCCCGCCGCGCGGCAGGCGTTCTACAAGCAGTTCGGATTCCGCAAGGCTTACGGTCCGTTTCTCCATCAGGGCGCGCCGTTCGTCGGCATGATCCGCCCGGCGCAACGCGCTGCCGGCGCGCTGCGTCAGCTGCTGTCTCGCGCGGTGTCGGTGCAGCGCGACCGCAACGAAGAGGCGCGCGCCGACGGCCGCGCTCATGGCCGACTGGCCGCCGATTCCGGAGCCAACCGATGA
- a CDS encoding right-handed parallel beta-helix repeat-containing protein encodes MRRPGCLSRVLAGMTLAGALGAPAHADDVSRAPARSARPADSANVYVRPAPNATDQADELQRALDALRPGQRLTFVPGRYVVGRSLVVRQPHVLVSGYGATLSATDAADQTIELRGDGTTLAGFRLSGTGATRLDTPASTKVEVTGRDVQVLDNVIDGGASAGIFVFGGADVAIVDNRVLSTLADGIHITHGARNVLVRHNVVRDTGDDMIAVVSYAADGALSRNVLITGNVLEGNAWGRGITVVGGADVTISDNVVHDVQVSAGILVAQEDSYHTYGASNVRIERNVIASIQTASGRSDPRPLTQQAAIDVSTWSGTVTRVAVIGNRVSHARFDGIRLWGNVSGVQLADNRLSEIGGMPVRVGPGRDCTAADATAAPCAGALRSRAIAPDVVGANVALLPHVRTVAKRN; translated from the coding sequence ATGCGCAGACCGGGATGCTTGTCTCGCGTGCTGGCCGGCATGACGCTGGCCGGCGCGCTCGGTGCACCGGCGCACGCGGACGATGTGTCGCGCGCGCCGGCACGCAGCGCGCGTCCCGCCGACAGCGCCAACGTTTACGTTCGTCCCGCGCCGAATGCGACCGACCAGGCGGACGAGCTGCAACGCGCGCTGGACGCGCTGCGGCCCGGTCAGCGATTGACGTTCGTGCCGGGGCGTTATGTCGTCGGCCGTTCGCTCGTCGTGCGGCAGCCGCACGTCCTGGTATCGGGTTACGGCGCGACGCTGAGCGCAACCGATGCCGCCGATCAGACGATCGAGCTGCGCGGCGACGGCACGACGCTCGCCGGCTTCCGCCTGAGCGGAACGGGCGCGACGCGCCTCGATACACCGGCGTCGACCAAGGTCGAAGTCACCGGGCGCGACGTGCAGGTGCTCGACAACGTGATCGACGGCGGCGCCAGCGCGGGCATCTTCGTGTTCGGCGGCGCGGACGTCGCGATCGTCGACAATCGCGTACTGTCCACGCTCGCGGACGGCATCCACATCACGCACGGCGCGCGCAACGTGCTGGTGCGGCACAACGTCGTGCGCGACACCGGCGACGACATGATCGCCGTGGTCAGCTACGCCGCCGACGGCGCGTTGAGCCGCAACGTGCTCATCACCGGCAACGTCCTTGAAGGCAACGCCTGGGGCCGCGGGATCACGGTGGTCGGCGGCGCCGACGTGACGATCTCGGACAACGTCGTGCACGACGTGCAGGTGAGCGCCGGCATCCTCGTCGCGCAGGAGGACAGTTACCACACCTATGGCGCGTCCAACGTCCGCATCGAGCGCAACGTGATCGCATCGATCCAGACCGCGAGCGGGCGCAGCGATCCGCGGCCGCTCACGCAGCAGGCGGCGATCGACGTCAGCACGTGGTCGGGCACGGTGACGCGCGTGGCCGTGATCGGCAACCGCGTGTCGCACGCGCGGTTCGACGGCATTCGGCTGTGGGGCAACGTGTCGGGTGTTCAGCTTGCCGACAACCGCTTGTCGGAGATCGGCGGGATGCCGGTGCGGGTCGGTCCGGGACGCGATTGCACGGCCGCCGACGCGACGGCCGCACCGTGTGCGGGCGCACTGCGATCACGAGCGATCGCGCCTGACGTGGTTGGCGCGAACGTCGCGCTGCTGCCGCATGTGCGCACAGTCGCCAAGCGCAACTGA